One genomic segment of Clostridium saccharoperbutylacetonicum N1-4(HMT) includes these proteins:
- a CDS encoding glycoside hydrolase family 1 protein, protein MTIRRFPEGFLWGGATAANQVEGGWKDGGKGISVSDCARHHLDVDVTNYKKHNTVTSKDIEEALKTDDESLYPKRHGSDFYHHYKEDIKLFAEMGFKVYRMSIAWSRIFPNGDDIEPNEEGLQFYDNVFDECLKYGIEPLVTMSHYEPPINLVLNYNGWYSRELVGFFEKYVTTICTRYKDKVKYWLTFNEIDSMIRHPYTTGGLIEDRFPGMNWEQVIFQAMHHQFIASALATKICHEIIPEAKVGCMLTKLTYYPYTCKPEDVLKAQQDMRATYCYSDTQVFGEYPSYLLARFKNNGIIIKKEPGDDEIMRNYPVDFVSFSYYMSSCTAASTEGLDISAGNTITAIKNPYLPSSAWGWQIDPIGLRISMVDLYDRYRKPLFIVENGLGARDEVNTDGTIDDQYRIDYFNSHFKSMLDAIEYDGVECLGYTSWGCIDIVSESTKQMSKRYGFIYVDCDDYGNGTFKRIPKKSFYWYKNVIKSNGECLFEN, encoded by the coding sequence ATGACGATAAGAAGATTTCCCGAAGGATTTTTATGGGGTGGTGCTACTGCTGCCAATCAAGTTGAAGGTGGCTGGAAAGATGGTGGAAAAGGTATCAGTGTTTCAGATTGCGCACGTCACCATTTAGATGTTGATGTAACCAATTACAAAAAACATAATACTGTTACAAGTAAAGATATAGAAGAAGCTTTAAAAACAGATGATGAATCTTTATACCCTAAGCGCCATGGCTCAGATTTCTATCATCACTATAAAGAAGATATTAAGCTTTTTGCAGAAATGGGCTTTAAAGTATATCGAATGTCCATTGCTTGGTCTAGAATTTTCCCAAATGGTGACGATATAGAACCAAATGAGGAAGGACTTCAATTCTATGATAATGTCTTTGATGAATGTTTAAAGTATGGAATAGAGCCACTAGTTACTATGTCCCATTATGAACCACCAATAAATTTAGTTTTGAACTATAATGGATGGTATTCAAGAGAATTGGTAGGGTTTTTCGAAAAATATGTAACAACTATTTGCACGAGATATAAAGATAAAGTTAAATATTGGCTAACTTTTAATGAAATTGATTCAATGATAAGACATCCTTATACTACTGGGGGATTAATTGAAGATAGGTTTCCAGGAATGAACTGGGAACAGGTAATCTTTCAAGCAATGCATCATCAATTTATAGCTAGTGCATTAGCAACAAAAATATGTCATGAAATAATTCCAGAAGCAAAAGTGGGTTGTATGCTTACAAAATTAACTTATTATCCATATACCTGCAAACCTGAAGATGTTTTAAAGGCACAACAGGATATGCGTGCTACTTATTGCTATAGTGATACTCAAGTATTTGGAGAATACCCTTCATATCTGCTTGCGAGATTTAAAAATAATGGGATTATAATAAAAAAAGAACCTGGTGATGATGAAATTATGAGGAATTATCCTGTAGATTTTGTTTCATTTTCATACTATATGTCTTCTTGCACAGCTGCATCAACAGAAGGTTTAGATATATCTGCTGGAAATACAATTACGGCAATAAAAAATCCTTATTTACCATCTAGCGCCTGGGGATGGCAGATAGACCCAATTGGACTTAGGATCTCTATGGTAGATTTATATGATCGTTACCGTAAGCCTTTATTTATTGTAGAAAACGGACTTGGTGCCAGAGACGAGGTTAACACAGATGGAACTATTGATGATCAATACCGTATTGATTATTTTAATTCTCACTTTAAAAGCATGCTAGATGCCATTGAATATGATGGGGTTGAATGTTTAGGTTATACCTCTTGGGGATGCATAGATATTGTCTCAGAATCAACTAAACAAATGTCTAAGCGCTATGGTTTTATTTATGTTGATTGTGATGATTATGGAAATGGAACTTTCAAGCGTATACCTAAAAAATCATTTTACTGGTATAAAAATGTAATTAAATCAAATGGAGAATGCTTATTTGAAAATTAA
- a CDS encoding MDR family MFS transporter — MDSRKINIMIALLVAMFLGAIEGTVVTTAIPTIVKELQGFEIISSVFSVYLLTSAISTPIYGKLSDLYGRKNILSIGIIIFLIGSFLCGLSQNMYMLIICRAIQGIGAGAIFTVTYTIIGDVFTIEERPKIQGIISAVWGIASLAGPFIGGILIDILSWHWIFFINIPFGIVSVILIQRNLNESFEKKKHKIDFAGIITLSAAMLVFLNIFMSTENTNTTSNKFIVISLVITIVLLMLFYKIEEKAEEPIVPFDIFTKSSTIVNLVSLLDSTILIGANVYMPIYIQNVLGFSPEISGLALAPMSASWLIASVFLGKMIMKHGGKAVIVMSNIILFISTVLLITLDIKSSLVIVLVYVFIMGFGFGGAFTTLTIIVQESVEFNQRGVAMSTNSLLRTLGQTIGVSIFGSIFNLYIVKYFVKLGINGVEPSDLYKASSGNAILTSEQISLSLNSSLHVLFIIFVVICIVASALSVLMPKMIESYEKR; from the coding sequence ATGGATTCTAGAAAAATAAACATAATGATAGCATTATTGGTTGCAATGTTTTTAGGAGCAATTGAGGGAACTGTTGTTACAACAGCTATTCCAACAATCGTGAAGGAATTACAAGGGTTTGAAATTATTAGTTCAGTTTTCTCAGTATACTTATTAACTTCTGCAATTTCAACGCCTATATATGGAAAATTATCAGATTTATATGGAAGAAAGAATATACTTTCAATTGGAATAATAATATTTTTAATAGGTAGTTTTCTATGTGGATTATCACAAAATATGTATATGCTAATCATATGTCGTGCAATTCAAGGAATTGGTGCAGGGGCAATATTCACAGTAACCTATACAATTATTGGAGATGTGTTTACAATAGAAGAAAGGCCTAAAATTCAGGGGATAATAAGTGCTGTTTGGGGAATAGCGAGTCTTGCAGGTCCATTTATAGGTGGAATTCTAATAGACATACTATCTTGGCATTGGATATTCTTTATCAACATTCCCTTTGGAATAGTATCGGTGATATTAATTCAAAGAAATTTAAATGAATCTTTTGAAAAGAAAAAACACAAAATAGATTTTGCAGGAATAATAACTTTATCAGCTGCAATGCTTGTTTTTCTTAATATTTTTATGTCAACTGAAAACACAAATACTACTTCAAACAAATTTATAGTAATATCATTGGTAATAACAATAGTTTTATTAATGTTATTTTATAAAATAGAAGAAAAAGCAGAGGAACCAATTGTTCCTTTTGATATTTTTACAAAATCGAGTACAATTGTTAATTTAGTAAGCCTTTTAGATTCAACTATTTTAATAGGCGCTAATGTATATATGCCGATATATATACAAAATGTACTTGGATTTAGTCCTGAGATATCGGGATTAGCTCTTGCTCCAATGTCAGCATCATGGCTTATTGCTTCAGTATTTTTAGGAAAAATGATAATGAAGCATGGCGGGAAAGCTGTAATAGTAATGTCAAATATAATTCTATTTATTAGTACCGTTTTACTTATTACATTGGATATAAAATCTTCATTAGTAATAGTGTTAGTATATGTATTTATAATGGGCTTTGGATTTGGAGGTGCCTTCACTACGTTAACTATAATAGTACAAGAGTCTGTAGAGTTTAATCAAAGAGGAGTAGCAATGTCTACTAATTCACTACTTAGAACATTGGGGCAAACAATAGGCGTAAGTATTTTTGGAAGTATATTTAATTTATATATAGTTAAATACTTTGTTAAATTGGGAATAAATGGAGTAGAACCAAGTGATTTATATAAAGCTTCTTCAGGAAATGCTATTTTAACAAGTGAACAGATTAGTCTTTCTTTGAATAGTTCACTTCATGTACTTTTTATAATATTTGTAGTTATATGTATAGTAGCTTCAGCTTTATCAGTATTAATGCCTAAAATGATAGAAAGTTATGAAAAAAGGTAA
- a CDS encoding DUF523 domain-containing protein, producing the protein MYIISACLCGVNCRYNGKSGSNERCLKLFREGKAVLVCPEQLGGLPTPRNPVELDNTASQIIEGNGKAISNKGEDVTEKFLNGAYETLKIAKELGATKAILKEGSPSCGANFVHDGTFTGNRINGKGITAKILENEGITVFSDEDLEINNSKLVYLNEFDREKAKKRRLFELEEEDDEEEEYFDLTENLTDMSELPPKVEENVKKLMISLARDLMGFEELDEIAEATGLSIEEVEEILNEEE; encoded by the coding sequence ATGTATATAATAAGTGCATGCTTATGCGGTGTGAATTGTAGATATAATGGAAAAAGTGGATCAAATGAAAGATGCTTAAAGTTATTTAGAGAAGGTAAAGCTGTTCTAGTATGCCCAGAGCAGTTAGGTGGATTACCTACGCCTAGAAATCCTGTTGAATTAGATAATACAGCAAGTCAAATAATAGAAGGCAACGGAAAAGCTATTAGTAATAAGGGTGAAGATGTAACTGAAAAGTTTCTAAATGGAGCATATGAAACCTTAAAAATAGCAAAAGAACTTGGAGCTACTAAGGCTATATTGAAGGAAGGAAGTCCTTCTTGTGGAGCTAATTTTGTACATGATGGTACATTTACTGGAAATAGAATTAATGGCAAAGGTATAACTGCTAAAATACTTGAAAATGAAGGTATAACAGTATTTTCAGACGAAGATTTAGAGATTAATAATAGTAAATTGGTATATCTTAATGAATTTGATAGAGAAAAGGCTAAGAAAAGACGTCTTTTTGAATTAGAGGAAGAAGATGATGAGGAGGAAGAATATTTTGATTTAACTGAAAACCTAACAGATATGTCAGAATTACCTCCAAAGGTTGAAGAAAATGTGAAGAAGCTTATGATTTCATTGGCCCGTGATTTAATGGGCTTTGAAGAACTGGATGAAATTGCTGAAGCAACAGGATTGAGTATCGAAGAAGTAGAAGAAATACTTAATGAAGAAGAATAA
- a CDS encoding glutathione peroxidase — protein sequence MNFYDFAANKMNGKEIKMEEYKGKVILIVNTASKCGLTPQLEGLENLYKEYKDKNFEILGFPCNQFANQDPGTNKEISEFCLINYGVTFMMFEKIDVNGQKAHPIYKFLKENAKGTFGSEIKWNFTKFLIDKEGNVIKRYAPITTPEKIKSDIEKLL from the coding sequence ATGAATTTTTATGATTTTGCTGCTAATAAGATGAATGGAAAAGAAATAAAGATGGAGGAGTACAAAGGGAAAGTTATTTTAATAGTAAATACAGCAAGTAAATGTGGCCTAACCCCACAATTAGAAGGACTTGAAAATCTATATAAAGAGTATAAAGATAAAAATTTTGAAATACTTGGATTCCCATGCAATCAATTTGCTAATCAAGACCCAGGAACAAACAAAGAAATTAGTGAATTTTGCTTAATAAATTATGGTGTAACTTTTATGATGTTTGAGAAAATAGATGTAAATGGCCAAAAAGCACATCCAATATATAAGTTTTTAAAGGAAAATGCAAAAGGAACTTTTGGAAGTGAAATTAAATGGAATTTTACTAAATTCTTAATAGATAAAGAAGGAAATGTTATAAAAAGATATGCACCTATAACTACACCAGAGAAGATAAAAAGTGATATAGAAAAATTATTATAG
- a CDS encoding DODA-type extradiol aromatic ring-opening family dioxygenase, protein MIKPLFLAHGSPMMAIEKSVYTKFLNNLGHSINPKAIVVFTSHWTTEKITISSIDSIYDTMYDFYGFPKELYQIKYPAKGSSSLALTIQNKLIASGIQTKLDSARGLDHGTWTVLQHLYPNADIPVIQVSINCTLSVEEQIRIGAALKDLSQEDILIIGSGNTVHNLRLVNWDSSDTDPWAQEFDDWLINKIETNDFKALYDYRNSAPHANLAAPTQDHLVPLFITLGSSPNLSPKIIYRDYQLGNLSYLCYEF, encoded by the coding sequence ATGATTAAACCTTTATTCTTAGCTCATGGATCACCTATGATGGCAATTGAAAAAAGTGTATATACAAAGTTTCTAAATAATCTTGGACATTCTATTAATCCAAAAGCTATAGTTGTCTTTACTTCTCATTGGACTACCGAAAAAATCACTATTTCTTCCATTGATTCTATATATGACACTATGTATGATTTTTACGGATTTCCAAAAGAGTTATATCAAATTAAATATCCTGCTAAAGGTTCTAGTTCACTTGCCTTGACTATTCAGAATAAGTTAATAGCTTCCGGAATTCAAACAAAACTAGATTCAGCAAGAGGATTAGATCACGGTACTTGGACAGTTTTGCAACACCTTTATCCTAATGCTGATATACCTGTTATCCAAGTTTCAATAAACTGTACGTTATCTGTTGAGGAGCAAATTAGAATTGGTGCTGCTCTCAAAGACCTTAGTCAAGAAGATATTTTAATTATTGGCAGTGGAAATACTGTACACAATTTAAGACTTGTAAACTGGGATAGTTCAGATACTGACCCATGGGCACAAGAATTTGATGATTGGTTAATTAATAAAATTGAAACTAACGATTTTAAAGCTCTTTATGATTACAGAAATTCAGCACCTCACGCCAATTTAGCAGCTCCAACTCAAGACCATCTTGTACCATTATTTATAACTTTAGGTAGCAGTCCTAATCTGTCTCCTAAAATTATTTATAGGGACTATCAATTAGGAAATTTAAGTTATCTTTGCTATGAATTTTAA
- a CDS encoding MarR family winged helix-turn-helix transcriptional regulator: MDKYNSIKLENQLCFPIYALSREIIKLYKPFLDKFNLTYTQYVTMLVMWEDEKITFKNLGKKLHLDSGTLTPVLKKLESANLIIKYRTKEDDRVVVVELTEEGRKLKDDILEVPQNMFCKLQMSGADALELKNRLNDVLKIFDN, translated from the coding sequence ATGGATAAATATAATAGCATAAAATTAGAAAATCAATTATGTTTCCCAATTTACGCACTATCAAGGGAAATAATAAAATTATATAAACCGTTTCTTGATAAATTTAATCTTACCTATACGCAATATGTTACTATGCTTGTTATGTGGGAAGATGAAAAAATAACATTTAAGAATCTAGGGAAAAAGCTTCATTTAGACTCAGGAACACTTACTCCAGTTTTAAAAAAGTTAGAGTCTGCTAATTTAATAATAAAGTATAGAACAAAAGAAGATGATAGAGTTGTTGTAGTTGAACTGACTGAGGAAGGAAGAAAACTTAAAGATGATATACTTGAAGTTCCTCAAAATATGTTTTGTAAGTTACAAATGAGTGGAGCAGATGCATTAGAACTTAAAAATAGATTAAATGATGTTCTTAAAATATTTGATAATTAA